The genomic window AGTAGGGCAGCTATAAAAGCGATGTCTTGGGCGGTAGTGGGTAAAACTATTTTGGTTGATCCTGGACATGGGGGAGAGGATCCGGGCAAGGTTAGTCCAGGGGGTGTTCTAGAAAAGGACATTAATTTGGCAGTTGCCAAAAAAGTAGCTCTTTTATTAAGTCAGGGTGGTGCCAATGTTTATTTAACTCGTGAAAAGGATCAGGCTTTAAGTAATAAGCAGGAAACTATCCGAGCTAGAAAAAGGGCTGATTTACAGGCTAGGGTGGAATTAATGTCCGGAAAAGATTTATATGTGGCCATTCATTGTAATGCTTTTCCGGCAAGTAGATGGTTTGGTGCACAAACCTTTTATGCACCGGCTGTGCCGGGAAGTAAAGAACTGGCAGTATGTATAATGGAAGAGTTAACCTCTTTTCCGGGGAAAACTACGCGAAAAGCTCAGGCTGATGCTACTTCCTATATTTTTAAGCGGGGTAAAATACCGATGGTAAATGTGGAGCTAGGCTTTCTTTCTAATCCTCGTGAGGAGATTTTACTGCAGGATGAGGCTTATCAGGATAAATTAGCCTGGTCTATTTATGCTGGAATAGTACGGTATTTAATTGAACATAACATGGAAGGATAGCAACTTTTTAATATTTTGCTTCTCATGGAAATTTGTAGTATATTGAGGATAGATTATGAAAGGCAGGTGTTCCTGATGTTGAAAAAGGTTATGATTGCACCTCATCCGCCGATTGTTTTCCCTGAGGTAGGAGGGGCAGAAGCTGC from Clostridia bacterium includes these protein-coding regions:
- a CDS encoding cell wall hydrolase; the encoded protein is MYVFFFRKHWLFTMALSFLLFLLFLSFAWGQEKESRAAIKAMSWAVVGKTILVDPGHGGEDPGKVSPGGVLEKDINLAVAKKVALLLSQGGANVYLTREKDQALSNKQETIRARKRADLQARVELMSGKDLYVAIHCNAFPASRWFGAQTFYAPAVPGSKELAVCIMEELTSFPGKTTRKAQADATSYIFKRGKIPMVNVELGFLSNPREEILLQDEAYQDKLAWSIYAGIVRYLIEHNMEG